One window of Enterobacter sp. RHBSTW-00175 genomic DNA carries:
- the oppC gene encoding oligopeptide ABC transporter permease OppC, which yields MMLSKKNSEALENFSEKLEVEGRSLWQDARRRFMHNRAAVASLIVLVIIALFVTLAPMLSQFTYFDTDWGMMSSAPDMASGHYFGTDSSGRDLLVRVAIGGRISLMVGIAAALVAVILGTLYGSLSGYLGGKVDSVMMRLLEILNSFPFMFFVILLVTFFGQNILLIFVAIGMVSWLDMARIVRGQTLSLKRKEFIEAAQVGGVSTGNIVVRHIVPNVLGVVVVYASLLVPSMILFESFLSFLGLGTQEPLSSWGALLSDGANSMEVSPWLLLYPAGFLVVTLFCFNFIGDGLRDALDPKDR from the coding sequence ATGATGTTGAGTAAGAAAAACAGCGAGGCGCTGGAAAACTTCAGTGAAAAACTGGAAGTGGAAGGACGTAGCCTCTGGCAAGACGCCCGCCGTCGCTTTATGCATAACCGCGCAGCCGTTGCCAGCCTGATTGTTCTGGTGATCATTGCGTTGTTCGTGACCCTTGCGCCAATGCTGTCGCAGTTCACCTACTTCGATACCGACTGGGGCATGATGTCCAGTGCGCCTGATATGGCGTCCGGGCACTATTTTGGTACTGACTCATCTGGCCGCGACCTGCTGGTACGTGTCGCCATCGGTGGCCGTATCTCACTGATGGTGGGTATTGCCGCAGCGCTGGTGGCGGTGATCCTCGGGACATTGTATGGCTCACTTTCCGGCTACCTGGGCGGTAAAGTTGACTCGGTCATGATGCGCCTGTTGGAGATCTTAAACTCCTTCCCGTTCATGTTCTTCGTCATCCTACTGGTGACCTTCTTCGGTCAGAACATCCTTCTTATCTTCGTGGCAATCGGGATGGTGTCCTGGCTGGATATGGCGCGTATCGTGCGTGGTCAAACGCTGAGCCTTAAACGCAAAGAGTTTATCGAAGCGGCACAGGTCGGCGGCGTTTCAACCGGCAATATAGTGGTTCGCCACATTGTTCCTAACGTGCTGGGCGTGGTAGTGGTGTATGCCTCTCTGCTGGTGCCAAGCATGATCCTGTTTGAATCCTTCCTGAGCTTCCTGGGTCTTGGTACGCAAGAGCCGCTGAGTAGCTGGGGTGCGCTGCTCAGTGATGGCGCTAACTCGATGGAAGTTTCACCGTGGTTGCTGCTTTACCCGGCAGGATTCCTGGTTGTAACCCTGTTCTGTTTCAACTTTATCGGCGATGGCCTGCGTGATGCCCTCGACCCGAAAGATCGTTAA
- the adhE gene encoding bifunctional acetaldehyde-CoA/alcohol dehydrogenase, with product MAVTNIAELNALVERVKKAQREYANFTQEQVDKIFRAAALAAADARIPLAKMAVAESGMGIIEDKVIKNHFASEYIYNAYKDEKTCGVLSEDDTFGTITIAEPIGIICGIVPTTNPTSTAIFKSLISLKTRNAIIFSPHPRAKDATNKAADIVLQAAIAAGAPKDLIGWIDQPSVELSNALMHHPDINLILATGGPGMVKAAYSSGKPAIGVGAGNTPVVIDETADIKRAVASVLMSKTFDNGVICASEQSVVVVDSVYDAVRERFASHGGYMLQGKELKAVQDIILKNGALNAAIVGQPAYKIAELAGFTVPTTTKILIGEVKVVDESEPFAHEKLSPTLAMYRAKDFEDAVEKAEKLVAMGGIGHTSCLYTDQDNQPERVAHFGQMMKTARILINTPASQGGIGDLYNFKLAPSLTLGCGSWGGNSISENVGPKHLINKKTVAKRAENMLWHKLPKSIYFRRGSLPIALDEVITDGHKRALIVTDRFLFNNGYADQITSVLKAAGVETEVFFEVEADPTLSVVRKGAELANSFKPDVIIALGGGSPMDAAKIMWVMYEHPETHFEELALRFMDIRKRIYKFPKMGVKAKMIAVTTTSGTGSEVTPFAVVTDDATGQKYPLADYALTPDMAIVDANLVMDMPKSLCAFGGLDAVTHALEAYVSVLASEFSDGQALQALKLLKENLPASYNEGSKNPVARERVHSAATIAGIAFANAFLGVCHSMAHKLGSQFHIPHGLANALLISNVIRYNANDNPTKQTAFSQYDRPQARRRYAEIADHLGLSAAGDRTAAKIEKLLAWLDSIKAELGIPKSIREAGVQEADFLAHVDKLSEDAFDDQCTGANPRYPLISELKQILLDTYYGREFKEDDVVATKVEAPAAKVDKKAKKSA from the coding sequence ATGGCTGTTACTAACATCGCTGAACTGAACGCACTCGTCGAGCGCGTCAAAAAAGCCCAGCGTGAATATGCCAATTTCACCCAAGAACAGGTTGATAAAATCTTCCGCGCGGCCGCTCTGGCTGCTGCAGATGCTCGAATCCCTCTCGCTAAAATGGCCGTTGCCGAATCTGGCATGGGTATCATTGAAGATAAAGTGATCAAAAACCACTTTGCTTCTGAGTATATCTACAACGCCTATAAAGATGAGAAAACCTGTGGCGTCCTGTCTGAAGACGACACCTTCGGTACTATCACTATTGCTGAACCAATCGGCATTATTTGTGGCATCGTTCCAACAACCAACCCAACGTCTACCGCAATCTTCAAATCGCTGATCAGCCTGAAGACCCGTAACGCAATCATCTTCTCCCCGCACCCACGTGCTAAAGATGCAACGAACAAAGCTGCTGATATCGTATTGCAGGCGGCTATCGCTGCGGGCGCACCAAAAGACCTGATTGGCTGGATCGACCAACCTTCCGTTGAACTGTCCAACGCACTGATGCATCACCCTGACATTAACCTGATTCTGGCGACCGGTGGTCCTGGTATGGTTAAAGCAGCTTACAGCTCCGGTAAACCAGCAATCGGCGTAGGTGCAGGTAACACTCCTGTCGTTATCGACGAAACTGCGGATATCAAACGTGCTGTTGCTTCTGTACTGATGTCTAAAACCTTCGATAACGGCGTTATCTGTGCATCTGAGCAGTCCGTTGTTGTTGTTGATTCTGTGTACGATGCGGTTCGTGAACGTTTCGCAAGCCACGGCGGCTACATGCTGCAAGGCAAAGAGCTGAAAGCCGTTCAGGACATCATCCTGAAAAATGGCGCGCTGAACGCCGCTATCGTTGGTCAGCCTGCGTATAAAATCGCTGAACTCGCAGGTTTCACCGTTCCGACCACCACTAAGATCCTGATCGGTGAAGTGAAAGTTGTTGATGAGAGCGAACCATTTGCTCACGAAAAACTGTCACCAACTCTGGCAATGTACCGTGCGAAAGATTTCGAAGACGCGGTAGAAAAAGCAGAGAAACTGGTTGCCATGGGTGGTATCGGTCACACCTCATGTCTGTATACCGACCAGGACAACCAGCCAGAGCGTGTTGCTCACTTCGGTCAGATGATGAAAACAGCACGTATCCTGATTAACACCCCTGCTTCTCAGGGTGGTATCGGTGACCTGTACAACTTTAAACTCGCACCTTCCCTGACTCTGGGTTGTGGTTCCTGGGGTGGTAACTCCATCTCTGAAAACGTTGGTCCAAAACACCTGATCAACAAGAAAACCGTTGCTAAGCGAGCTGAAAACATGTTGTGGCACAAACTTCCGAAATCTATCTACTTCCGCCGTGGCTCCCTGCCAATCGCGCTGGATGAAGTGATTACTGATGGCCACAAACGTGCGCTCATCGTGACTGACCGTTTCCTGTTCAACAACGGCTATGCAGACCAGATCACCTCTGTTCTGAAAGCGGCTGGCGTCGAAACTGAAGTCTTCTTCGAAGTTGAAGCTGACCCAACACTGAGCGTTGTTCGCAAAGGTGCTGAACTGGCGAACTCCTTCAAACCAGATGTGATCATCGCACTGGGTGGCGGTTCCCCAATGGACGCCGCGAAAATCATGTGGGTAATGTACGAGCATCCAGAAACTCACTTCGAAGAACTGGCGCTGCGCTTTATGGATATCCGTAAACGTATCTACAAGTTCCCGAAAATGGGCGTAAAAGCGAAAATGATCGCCGTTACTACCACTTCCGGTACCGGTTCAGAAGTGACTCCGTTTGCAGTTGTTACCGATGATGCAACAGGTCAGAAATATCCACTGGCTGACTATGCACTGACTCCAGATATGGCCATTGTTGACGCCAACCTGGTAATGGACATGCCGAAGTCACTGTGTGCGTTCGGTGGTCTGGATGCAGTGACTCACGCCCTGGAAGCTTACGTTTCTGTACTGGCATCTGAGTTCTCTGACGGTCAGGCTCTGCAAGCGCTGAAACTGCTGAAAGAAAACCTGCCAGCGTCCTACAACGAAGGGTCTAAAAACCCTGTAGCACGTGAACGTGTACACAGTGCAGCAACTATCGCGGGTATCGCGTTTGCTAACGCCTTCCTGGGTGTTTGTCACTCAATGGCGCACAAACTGGGTTCTCAGTTCCACATTCCTCACGGTCTGGCGAACGCCCTGTTGATCAGCAACGTTATCCGTTATAACGCGAACGACAACCCAACCAAACAGACTGCATTCAGCCAGTACGACCGTCCGCAAGCACGTCGTCGCTACGCTGAAATCGCAGACCATCTGGGTCTGAGCGCTGCGGGTGACCGTACTGCTGCGAAAATCGAGAAATTGCTGGCATGGCTGGATAGCATCAAAGCTGAACTGGGTATTCCTAAATCTATCCGTGAAGCTGGCGTTCAGGAAGCTGACTTCCTCGCTCACGTAGATAAACTGTCTGAAGATGCCTTCGATGACCAGTGTACCGGTGCTAACCCGCGCTACCCACTGATCTCCGAGCTGAAACAGATCCTGCTGGATACCTACTACGGTCGCGAGTTCAAAGAAGATGACGTTGTAGCAACTAAAGTTGAAGCTCCTGCGGCAAAAGTTGACAAAAAAGCGAAGAAAAGCGCTTAA
- the oppB gene encoding oligopeptide ABC transporter permease OppB, with product MLKFILRRCLEAIPTLFILITISFFMMRLAPGSPFTSERALPPEVMANIEAKYHLNDPISTQYFNYLKQLAHGDFGPSFKYKDYSVNDLVASSFPVSAKLGAAAFFLAVVLGVAAGVIAALKQNTKWDYAVMGVAMTGVVIPSFVVAPLLVMIFAITLKWLPGGGWNGGALKFMILPMVALSLAYIASIARITRGSMIEVLHSNFIRTARAKGLPMRRIILRHALKPALLPVLSYMGPAFVGIITGSMVIETIYGLPGIGQLFVNGALNRDYSLVLSLTILVGALTILFNAVVDVLYAVIDPKIRY from the coding sequence ATGTTGAAATTTATCCTACGTCGCTGTCTTGAAGCGATTCCGACGCTCTTTATTCTTATTACTATTTCATTCTTCATGATGCGTCTTGCTCCCGGTAGTCCGTTTACCAGCGAGCGCGCGCTGCCGCCAGAAGTAATGGCGAATATCGAAGCGAAATACCATTTAAACGATCCTATCTCCACGCAGTACTTCAATTATTTGAAGCAGCTGGCGCACGGCGATTTTGGACCGTCATTCAAGTATAAAGACTATTCCGTTAACGACCTGGTGGCATCGAGCTTCCCGGTGTCGGCTAAATTAGGTGCTGCGGCATTCTTCCTGGCTGTGGTTCTCGGAGTGGCAGCGGGTGTTATCGCCGCGCTTAAACAAAATACCAAATGGGATTATGCAGTAATGGGGGTCGCAATGACCGGGGTGGTTATACCCAGTTTCGTTGTCGCGCCATTGCTGGTGATGATATTTGCCATAACGCTGAAATGGTTGCCTGGGGGCGGCTGGAACGGCGGGGCGCTTAAGTTCATGATTTTGCCGATGGTGGCATTATCTCTGGCGTATATCGCCAGTATCGCGCGTATTACCCGTGGCTCGATGATTGAAGTCCTGCATTCAAACTTCATCCGTACTGCGCGTGCCAAAGGGTTACCGATGCGCCGTATTATTCTGCGCCATGCGCTTAAACCTGCGCTGTTACCGGTGTTGTCTTATATGGGGCCAGCATTCGTCGGTATCATTACAGGTTCAATGGTTATCGAGACCATTTATGGTCTGCCGGGAATTGGTCAGCTGTTTGTTAACGGCGCGCTCAACCGCGACTATTCGCTGGTACTGAGCCTGACTATTCTGGTCGGTGCATTAACCATTCTCTTTAACGCAGTTGTCGATGTGCTGTATGCCGTTATCGACCCGAAAATCCGTTACTAA
- the rssB gene encoding two-component system response regulator RssB — translation MTQPLAGKHILIVEDEPVFRSLLDSWLSSLGAMTSLAEDGIEALEKMDTITPDLMICDIAMPRMNGLKLVEHLRNEGDQIPILVISATENMADIARALRLGVQDILLKPVKDLNRLRETVLACLYPNMFNSRVEEEERLFQDWDALVSNPLAASKLLQELQPPVQQTISHCRINYRQLVAADEPGLVLDIAPLSDSDLAFYCLDVTRAGDNGVLAALLLRALFNGLLQEQLSHQGQRLPELGSLLKQVNHLFRQANLPGQFPLLVGYYHSGLKNLILVSAGLNASLNTGEHHIQVSNGVPLGTLGTAYLNQISQRCSSWQCQIWGAGGRLRLMLSTE, via the coding sequence ATGACGCAGCCATTGGCCGGAAAACACATTTTGATAGTTGAAGACGAGCCCGTTTTCCGTTCGCTGCTGGATTCGTGGTTATCCTCGTTGGGGGCGATGACATCGCTTGCCGAGGACGGTATTGAAGCCCTGGAAAAAATGGACACTATCACCCCTGATCTGATGATTTGTGACATTGCCATGCCACGTATGAACGGACTCAAGCTGGTCGAACATCTTCGAAACGAGGGTGACCAGATCCCGATTCTGGTGATTTCTGCCACCGAAAACATGGCTGATATTGCCCGGGCATTGCGTTTAGGCGTGCAGGATATTTTGTTAAAGCCAGTTAAAGATTTGAATCGCCTGCGTGAAACGGTACTGGCTTGCCTGTATCCCAATATGTTTAATTCTCGGGTTGAGGAAGAAGAGCGCCTTTTCCAGGACTGGGATGCGTTAGTCAGTAATCCGCTGGCGGCCTCAAAATTGTTGCAGGAACTCCAGCCACCGGTTCAACAGACTATTTCTCATTGCCGTATAAATTATCGCCAACTGGTCGCCGCAGACGAACCCGGACTGGTGCTTGATATTGCCCCTTTATCTGATTCCGACCTCGCGTTTTATTGTCTGGATGTTACGCGGGCAGGTGACAACGGTGTATTAGCTGCACTGTTACTTCGGGCGCTATTTAATGGGCTCTTGCAGGAGCAGTTATCTCATCAGGGTCAACGACTTCCTGAATTAGGCAGTTTACTTAAACAGGTAAATCATCTCTTTCGCCAGGCCAATTTGCCGGGGCAATTTCCGCTGCTGGTCGGTTATTACCACAGCGGTCTCAAAAACCTTATCCTCGTATCTGCCGGGCTAAACGCATCGCTCAATACGGGGGAGCATCATATTCAGGTAAGCAACGGTGTTCCTTTGGGGACATTAGGAACAGCTTATCTTAATCAAATTAGCCAACGCTGTTCCTCATGGCAGTGCCAAATTTGGGGAGCAGGGGGGCGGTTACGCTTAATGTTGTCCACGGAATAA
- the hns gene encoding histone-like nucleoid-structuring protein H-NS, whose product MSEALKILNNIRTLRAQARECTLETLEEMLEKLEVVVNERREEESAAAAEIEERTRKLQQYREMLIADGIDPNELLNSMAAAKTGTKAKRAARPAKYSYVDENGETKTWTGQGRTPAVIKKAMDEQGKQLDDFLIKD is encoded by the coding sequence ATGAGCGAAGCACTTAAAATTCTGAACAACATCCGTACTCTTCGTGCGCAGGCAAGAGAATGCACCCTTGAAACGCTTGAAGAAATGCTGGAAAAATTAGAAGTTGTAGTTAATGAACGTCGCGAAGAAGAAAGCGCAGCTGCTGCGGAAATCGAAGAACGCACTCGCAAACTTCAGCAATATCGTGAAATGCTGATTGCTGATGGTATCGATCCAAACGAATTGCTGAACAGCATGGCTGCTGCTAAAACCGGCACCAAAGCGAAACGCGCTGCGCGTCCTGCTAAATATAGCTATGTCGATGAGAACGGAGAAACTAAAACCTGGACTGGCCAGGGTCGTACTCCTGCTGTTATCAAGAAAGCAATGGATGAGCAGGGTAAACAACTGGATGACTTCCTGATCAAGGATTAA
- the galU gene encoding UTP--glucose-1-phosphate uridylyltransferase GalU: MAALNSKVRKAVIPVAGLGTRMLPATKAIPKEMLPLVDKPLIQYVVNECIAAGITEIVLVTHSSKNSIENHFDTSFELEAMLEKRVKRQLLAEVQSICPPHVTIMQVRQGLAKGLGHAVLCAHPVVGDEPVAVILPDVILDEFESDLSRDNLAEMIKRFDETGSSQIMVEPVADVTAYGVVDCKGVNLEPGESVPMVGVVEKPKADVAPSNLAVVGRYVLSAEIWPLLAKTPPGAGDEIQLTDGIDMLIEKETVEAYHMKGKSHDCGNKLGYMQAFVEYGIRHNTLGEEFKSWLQESMGIKK; encoded by the coding sequence ATGGCTGCCCTAAATTCGAAAGTCAGAAAGGCCGTTATCCCGGTAGCGGGATTGGGAACCAGGATGCTACCCGCAACGAAGGCAATCCCTAAAGAGATGCTGCCGTTGGTTGATAAGCCATTAATCCAGTATGTCGTTAATGAATGTATCGCTGCCGGAATTACCGAAATTGTGCTGGTTACGCATTCATCCAAAAACTCTATCGAAAACCATTTCGATACAAGTTTTGAACTTGAAGCCATGCTGGAAAAACGCGTTAAGCGTCAGCTGTTAGCGGAAGTTCAGTCTATTTGCCCTCCACATGTCACCATCATGCAGGTTCGTCAGGGTCTGGCGAAAGGCCTGGGTCATGCGGTACTGTGCGCACACCCTGTCGTGGGTGATGAGCCAGTGGCGGTTATTCTGCCAGACGTTATTCTGGACGAATTCGAATCCGATCTGTCCCGGGATAACCTGGCAGAGATGATTAAACGCTTCGATGAAACCGGCAGCAGCCAGATCATGGTTGAGCCTGTTGCGGATGTAACCGCATACGGCGTTGTAGACTGCAAAGGGGTTAATCTGGAGCCTGGCGAAAGCGTGCCGATGGTTGGCGTTGTTGAAAAGCCAAAAGCGGATGTTGCACCGTCTAATCTGGCCGTTGTGGGTCGTTACGTCCTGAGCGCAGAAATCTGGCCGCTGCTGGCGAAAACCCCTCCAGGAGCGGGTGATGAGATCCAGCTGACTGATGGCATTGATATGCTGATCGAGAAAGAAACCGTCGAGGCTTACCATATGAAAGGTAAGAGCCATGACTGCGGTAATAAACTCGGTTATATGCAGGCGTTTGTTGAATATGGCATTCGTCACAATACTCTGGGTGAAGAATTTAAATCCTGGCTCCAGGAGAGCATGGGTATTAAAAAATAA
- a CDS encoding YchE family NAAT transporter, with the protein MIQTLFDFPTYFKFFIGLFALVNPVGIIPVFISMTSYQTAAARNKTNLTANMSVAIILLTSLYLGDGILQIFGISIDSFRIAGGILVVTIAMSMISGKLGEDKQNKQEKSETSVRESIGVVPLALPLMAGPGAISSTIVWGTRYHNLMHLIGFSVAIAIFALCCWGVFRMAPWLVRLLGQTGINVITRIMGLLLMALGIEFIVTGIKSIFPGLLH; encoded by the coding sequence GTGATCCAAACGCTCTTTGATTTTCCAACATATTTTAAGTTTTTTATTGGTTTGTTCGCCCTGGTCAACCCCGTGGGGATTATTCCTGTCTTCATTAGTATGACCAGCTACCAGACGGCAGCGGCCAGGAACAAAACCAATCTGACGGCCAACATGTCTGTTGCCATTATCCTGCTGACGTCACTGTACTTGGGCGACGGCATTTTGCAGATATTCGGCATTTCTATCGATTCATTCCGTATAGCGGGTGGGATCCTGGTTGTCACCATTGCCATGTCGATGATCAGCGGCAAATTAGGTGAAGATAAGCAAAACAAACAAGAGAAGTCAGAAACGTCTGTCCGTGAAAGTATCGGTGTCGTGCCGCTAGCGTTGCCATTGATGGCCGGCCCTGGGGCAATCAGCTCAACGATCGTGTGGGGCACGCGTTACCACAATCTGATGCACCTTATTGGTTTCTCTGTCGCCATTGCTATTTTTGCGTTGTGCTGTTGGGGTGTTTTCCGTATGGCACCCTGGCTGGTTCGCTTGTTGGGCCAAACAGGCATTAACGTCATTACCCGTATCATGGGGCTGCTGCTGATGGCGCTGGGGATCGAATTTATCGTCACCGGGATAAAGAGCATTTTCCCCGGGCTATTGCACTGA
- the oppA gene encoding oligopeptide ABC transporter substrate-binding protein OppA: protein MSIITKKSLIAAGILTALIAGNMAMAADVPAGVTLAEKQTMIRNNGAEPQSLDPDKIEGVPEANISRDLFEGLLITSTKDGHPIPGVAESWDNKDFKVWTFHLRKDAKWSNGEPVTAQDFVYSWQRLVDPKTASPYASYPQYGHILNVDEIIDGKKAPSELGVKAVDDHTLEVTLSEPVPYFYKLLVNPAMSPVNKTAVEKFGEKWTQPANIVSNGAYKLKDWVVNERIVMERNTNYWDNAKTIVDQITYLPISSEVTDVNRYRSGEIDMTYNNLPIELFQKLKKEIPTEVHVDPYLCTYYYEINNQKAPFTDARVRTALKLGLDRDIIVNKVKAQGDLPAFGYTPPYADGAKLTKPEWFTWTQEKRNEEAKKLLAEAGYTADKPLTFNLLYNTSDLHKKLAIAAASIWKKNLGVDVKLVNQEWKTFLDTRHQGNYDVARAGWCADYNEPTSFLNTMLSDSSMNTAHYKSPAFDAIMKDTLKVTDEAQRTALYDKAEQQLGKDSAIVPVYYYVNARLVKPWVGGYTGKDPMDNIYTKDLYIIKH, encoded by the coding sequence ATGTCCATCATCACTAAAAAAAGTCTGATTGCCGCGGGAATTTTGACTGCGCTAATCGCGGGTAATATGGCAATGGCTGCCGATGTGCCTGCTGGCGTTACGCTGGCAGAAAAGCAAACCATGATCCGTAACAACGGCGCTGAGCCGCAGTCTCTGGATCCGGACAAAATTGAAGGCGTACCTGAAGCAAACATCAGCCGCGACCTGTTCGAAGGTCTGCTGATTACGTCAACTAAAGACGGTCACCCAATTCCGGGTGTTGCTGAAAGCTGGGATAACAAAGACTTTAAAGTCTGGACATTCCATCTGCGTAAAGATGCAAAATGGTCCAACGGTGAACCTGTCACCGCACAAGATTTCGTATATAGCTGGCAGCGTCTGGTTGATCCGAAAACCGCTTCCCCATACGCCAGCTATCCGCAGTACGGCCACATCCTGAACGTTGATGAAATCATCGACGGTAAAAAAGCCCCATCAGAACTCGGCGTCAAAGCCGTTGATGATCATACTCTGGAAGTGACTCTGAGCGAGCCTGTCCCGTATTTCTACAAACTGCTGGTGAACCCGGCAATGTCTCCGGTTAACAAAACCGCTGTTGAGAAATTCGGTGAGAAATGGACTCAGCCTGCTAACATCGTGAGCAACGGCGCGTATAAACTGAAAGACTGGGTTGTTAACGAACGTATCGTAATGGAGCGTAATACCAACTATTGGGATAACGCGAAAACCATCGTAGACCAGATTACCTATCTGCCGATCTCATCTGAAGTGACAGACGTTAACCGCTACCGCAGCGGTGAGATCGACATGACCTATAACAACCTGCCGATCGAACTCTTCCAGAAACTGAAAAAAGAGATCCCGACCGAAGTTCACGTCGACCCGTACCTGTGTACTTATTACTATGAAATCAACAACCAGAAAGCACCGTTTACCGATGCTCGCGTTCGTACCGCGCTGAAACTGGGTCTGGACCGCGATATCATCGTAAACAAAGTGAAAGCACAGGGTGACCTGCCGGCATTCGGTTACACGCCGCCGTACGCGGACGGTGCAAAACTGACCAAACCAGAGTGGTTCACCTGGACTCAGGAAAAACGTAACGAAGAAGCGAAGAAACTGCTGGCCGAAGCCGGCTACACCGCAGACAAGCCGCTGACGTTTAACCTGCTGTACAACACCTCCGATCTGCACAAGAAACTGGCGATCGCTGCTGCATCCATCTGGAAGAAAAACCTGGGTGTGGATGTGAAACTGGTGAACCAGGAGTGGAAAACCTTCCTCGATACCCGTCACCAGGGTAACTACGACGTGGCGCGTGCTGGCTGGTGTGCGGACTACAACGAACCTACGTCCTTCCTGAACACCATGCTGTCTGACAGCTCCATGAACACCGCGCATTATAAGAGCCCGGCGTTTGATGCGATCATGAAAGACACGCTGAAAGTGACTGATGAAGCGCAACGTACTGCCCTGTACGACAAAGCAGAACAGCAGTTAGGCAAAGATTCTGCGATTGTACCGGTTTACTACTACGTGAACGCGCGCCTGGTGAAACCTTGGGTTGGCGGTTATACCGGTAAAGACCCGATGGACAACATCTATACTAAAGATCTGTACATCATTAAGCATTAA
- the rssA gene encoding patatin-like phospholipase RssA yields MRKVKIGLALGSGAARGWSHIGVINALKEMGINIDIVAGCSIGSLVGSAYACGKLPELETWVRSFSYWDVLRLMDLSWQRGGLLRGERVFNQFRQIMPLEDFSNCQLPFGAVATNLSTGRELWFTEGDIHLAVRASCSMPGLMAPVPHNGYWLVDGGVVNPIPISLTRAMGADIVIAVDLQHDAHLMQQELLPVNLQSEDAEGEKLAWHERLRGQIGRMAARRSVAAPTAIEIMTTSIQVLENRLKRNRMAGDPPDILIQPYCPQIATLDFHRAEAAIAAGSLAVEKKMDELLPFVRTSA; encoded by the coding sequence ATGAGAAAGGTAAAAATTGGACTGGCGCTGGGCTCAGGTGCGGCTCGCGGATGGTCACATATCGGCGTAATTAATGCCCTAAAAGAGATGGGCATTAATATTGATATCGTTGCAGGGTGTTCTATCGGTTCGCTGGTTGGGTCTGCGTACGCCTGTGGGAAGCTCCCGGAGCTGGAAACCTGGGTTCGTTCCTTCAGTTACTGGGATGTTCTGCGTCTGATGGATCTCTCCTGGCAACGCGGCGGTTTGCTGCGTGGCGAACGGGTGTTTAATCAGTTCCGCCAGATAATGCCTCTTGAAGACTTCAGCAATTGTCAGTTGCCTTTCGGCGCTGTAGCGACAAACCTCAGCACAGGTCGGGAACTCTGGTTTACCGAAGGAGATATCCATCTCGCCGTGCGCGCATCCTGTAGTATGCCTGGTTTAATGGCTCCCGTTCCGCATAACGGCTACTGGCTGGTTGATGGCGGAGTGGTGAACCCAATCCCTATCTCACTCACCCGTGCGATGGGCGCAGACATCGTGATTGCCGTAGATTTGCAACACGATGCGCACCTGATGCAGCAGGAGCTTTTGCCCGTCAATCTTCAAAGTGAGGATGCGGAAGGGGAAAAACTCGCCTGGCATGAACGCTTACGTGGGCAAATAGGGCGAATGGCGGCGCGTCGTTCGGTTGCCGCACCGACGGCAATCGAAATCATGACGACCTCTATCCAGGTGCTTGAAAACCGCCTTAAGCGTAACCGCATGGCGGGTGACCCACCTGATATCCTTATTCAACCGTATTGCCCTCAAATCGCTACCCTGGACTTCCATCGTGCTGAAGCCGCAATTGCGGCGGGTTCGTTAGCCGTTGAGAAGAAAATGGATGAGCTGTTGCCGTTTGTGCGGACATCCGCCTGA
- the tdk gene encoding thymidine kinase — MAQLYFYYSAMNAGKSTALLQSSYNYQERGMHTVVYTAEIDDRFGAGKVSSRIGLSSPAKLYNPETDLLADIRAEHASRPVHCVLVDESQFLTRQQVHALSDVVDDLDIPVLCYGLRTDFRGELFAGSQYLLAWSDKLVELKTICFCGRKASMVLRLDQSGKPYADGEQVVIGGNERYVSVCRKHYKEALVVGSLTAIQSENRK, encoded by the coding sequence ATGGCACAACTTTATTTCTACTATTCGGCAATGAATGCAGGGAAATCGACCGCGTTACTCCAGTCCTCCTACAATTACCAGGAGAGGGGGATGCATACGGTGGTTTACACAGCCGAAATTGATGATCGCTTTGGCGCAGGGAAAGTGAGTTCAAGGATAGGTCTTTCGTCACCTGCAAAGCTGTATAACCCCGAGACTGACCTGTTAGCGGATATACGTGCAGAACATGCTTCACGGCCTGTACATTGCGTCCTGGTGGACGAGAGCCAGTTCCTGACGCGCCAGCAGGTACATGCCCTTTCAGATGTCGTTGATGATCTGGATATCCCGGTGCTCTGTTATGGCCTGCGAACAGATTTCCGCGGAGAGCTATTTGCCGGTAGCCAATATTTACTCGCGTGGTCAGATAAACTCGTCGAATTAAAAACAATCTGTTTCTGCGGCCGTAAAGCCAGCATGGTACTGCGCCTTGATCAGTCAGGAAAACCCTACGCCGATGGTGAGCAGGTGGTGATAGGGGGGAATGAACGCTATGTTTCGGTTTGTCGTAAACACTATAAAGAAGCGTTGGTTGTGGGTTCGCTGACGGCCATTCAAAGCGAGAACCGGAAATAA